The nucleotide window CCTATCTAAATATAATTAATTGCATATTTGTTAATCTATCCTTCTATGTCATATATCCTATGAAGGCCCCCCTTTACTGGAGTTTTTAAATCTCTTATATTTCATTTACTTTTATTGGTTTACCCTCCTTAGCTGAAATAGCTGCCGCTTCAGCAACTAAGACCGCCTTAAGTCCGTCTATACCTGTAACGGGGGGCTGAGTATCATTTATAATTGCATCGATAAAAGACTTAAGCTCCATAGCAAAAGCATCATTATATCTTTCCAAAAAGAACCAAAGTAGTTTTTCACTTAGAGTACCTTCATTGGTTAACAACATTGACGTGTTATGTCTATCATTCTCTACCATTATACATCCTCTGGAACCATGTACTTCCGTTCTTTGGTCATAGCCATATATTGCTTTTCGACAATTATCAATGACACCAAGCATTCCATTCTTAAATCTCATAGTTATAATTGCCGTATCAAAGTCACCTATCTCCCCAATAGCGGGATCCACTAGAACTGCTGCATGTACGAATACTTCTTCCACTTCACTGCCGGATAGATATCTTGCCATATCAAAATCATGAATAGTCATATCGAAGAATAGTCCACCAGATACTTTTAAATAATTTAAGGGTGGTGGTTGTGGATCTCTTGAGGTTATTTTAACAAGATAGGGTTCACCAATCTTACCTTCTTTTACTGCATCATGGACCTTTTTATGATTGTGATCAAACCTCCTTACAAAACCAACTTGTAGCTTTACTCCTTTATTTTCAACTATCTCAAGAGCCTCTTTAATTTTTTCAATATCACTTCCAATGGGTTTTTCACAAAAGATGTGTTTACCAGCTTTCGCTGCTTCAATTATAAATTGCTCATGAGTATCTGAAGAAGAGCAAATTAACACTGCATCAATTTCAGGATCGCTAAAAATTTCCCCAGCATCATTAGTGACATTTTTAATACCAATGCTGTGAGCCCATTCTTTAATATCATTATTTAGGTAGATATCAGCTATGGTTTTAAGCTCAACTTCACGTATTCTAGATACTATGTTTTCAGCATGTACCTTTCCAATTCTACCAGCACCGATCAGTCCAAGCCTTACCATGGCATATTCCTCCATAACTTTACAAAATAAACTTATTTAAAAAGAGAATTCACGCACGGCTTCAAACATAGCAATAATATTTTCAGGAGGCACGTCAGGTAAAATATTATGTTCTTGATTAAAAATATATCCTCCTCCAGGAGCAAACACTTCCAATTGTCTTTTTACATAATCTTTTACTTCTTTTGGCGTAGCTCGGTTTAAAATGCTCCTTGTATTGCATCCACCTCCCCAAAAGGTAATATCATTTCCAAATTCTTTCTTTAACCTATAAGGCTCCATATCTTTGGCGGTAGTCTGAACAGGATTAATTATTTCAATACCTGCTTCAATCAAGTCTGGAAGGAGTTTATAGATAGAACCGCAGGAGTGTAAAAAGGTATGCATATTACTATGTTTTTTTACATAATCACACAATAATGCTAACCGCGGTTTAAAAATTTTACGAAATACCTCAGGTGACATAAGCGGGCCCTGATCCATTCCTAGATCATCGGAAAAACGGATTATATCTACCACATCTCCTACTGCTTTGCATACTTTTTCTAACAAAGCTAAATGCTGTTCTACTAAAACATCAAGCAAACGTTCTACTTCTTCCGGACAAGTATAAATATCCATTAAAAAATTATCCATACGTCGTAAGTAATTTCCACTTTCTAATAAACTACATCCACTAGAAATTACTAAAGCACGATCTGAGTTTTCCCGTAAGTTTAAAGCTTTTTCACGCAGATCTTCCCAAAAATTGGTATCATTTAAATGATCCCATGGGCTGACAGCAATTTTAAACCATTGAACTTTATTCATCGCTTCTGTTATATTATCATAATTTTCGGGATAACCATTAAGATAAGGATAATATTCTTGATGAAAGTAAAATGCATCCTTTTTCATTCTTGATATCAGAATTCCATCTTCGGAATAAACATTTAAATTACCTTCTTCATCTCGAATAGGTTTAAACCAGGTTGGAAATTGTACTATATGGCCGCTTGGAAGCGTAATATCATACCAATCCTTTTCCTCGGTATTATATACTCTACCTACATCTAGAACATCAACATTAAACATATCTAATATTTCATCTTCAGGTTGAGCAAGTTGTTGTACTATATCATAAACTCTAGTGTAACCTTTATTAATACCAAGATATTGTTTTAAATTATTATAAGCTATTGCAGATATTCCAGAACTCGTTGTCGAACCCAAATCTATTGGTACAATATCTACTTGCTTATGATTAATAGAAGCAATTATTCGTTCTCTCGAATTCATACAAATCTCCTTCCTTGATTATATCTTTATTAGCTTCTATTTTTTACTTTTAGACTTTACTCTTATTCACGACCACCACCTTATTAAATTGGATCCTAATTGTATACCTAGGGTATACCTATAACACAAATTTTTATTCTACATTTTTAGCTTAATTCCTTCTTGTGACTTAATTAATTTAAATAAAATTATCTACCATCTTCATTTGTATTCAGCGTCTTTATTCTATCTAATAAAATAGCACCAACGATAATAACACCTTTTAAAACTTGTTGCCAATATGCAGATACATGAAGTAAATCCAAAATATTATTTAAAACCCCAATAATAAGCGCTCCTATTAACGTTCCCCAAACTGTACCAATTCCCCCAGATAGACTAGTTCCTCCAATAACAGCAGAAGCAATTGCATCTAATTCATAACCTACTGCAGCTGTAGGATGTCCTGCACTTATCCTTGAAGCAAGTAAAATTCCTGAAAGTCCCGATAACAATCCCCCATACGAATAAACGAAAAGTAAAGTTTTAGTTACATTAATACCAGATACAATAGCAGCTTGTTCATTCCCCCCAATAGCGTAAATATATTTACCTATTTTAGTATGTCTCAAAATAAAATGGGAAACACATAATGTGATTAATAATATATAAATCATAAAAGGGATATTAAATACTAAGCCCTCACCTATAAAATCAAATGACTTTGAAAAATTGGTTATAGGTTTTCCTTCTGTATATATTAAAGCTAATCCCCTTGCCGAGATCATCATACCCAACGTGGCAATAAAAGGGGGTATTTTTCCAAATACAATAATTGATCCGCTTATTAAACCTGTCAATGCCCCTACCAAAAGCCCTATTAAAATGGGTACAATAACTGGAAATTGATTAGGATGGGCAAAACTAGCTGCTATAACTCCTGTTAATGCGATAATTGAACCGATAGCTAAATCAATGCCACCACTTATTATTATGAAAGTAACACCAAAACCAGCTATAGCTATAATAGTAATCTGTCTTAGTACATTGATTATATTTCCTAATTGTAAAAAATAGGGTGAAAGTATTGATGCTACAATAACCATGGCTACAAAAACTATTGTTATACCATAACGACTTAAAATATGTCTGTAATTCAAGTCTTAAACACCTCTTTGTTTTATCTTTAAAGTTTTATCTTTAGTTTTTAAAAAACATTCCAGTTGCATATTTCATAATTAAATCTTGATTAGCTTCATCCCTTGATAATTCACCAGTAATTCTTCCTTCATGCATCACTATAATTCTATCACTCATTCCAAGAATTTCTGGTAATTCAGAGGAAATCATAATGATGGCTTTTCCTTCTTGGGCTAAAGTACTCATTAAAGAATGTATTTCGGCTTTGGCTCCTACATCTATTCCTCTCGTTGGTTCATCAAGTATAAATATATCTGGTTCGGTTAATAACCATTTTGCTATTAAAATTTTTTGCTGGTTTCCTCCACTTAACTTCTTAACTATTTGTTGTTCATTTGGTGTTTTAATCTTTAATTGTTCTATATATTTCTTACATATATTTTTTATCTTTTTATGGTCTACAATTATTTTCCCTTTTAAATAGTTCTTTAGACTACTGATGATCATATTGTCTTCAACAGAGTGTTCCAAAAATAATCCAGTACGTTTACGATCTTCGGTTAAAAATGCTATTTTATTTTTTATAGCATCTTTTGGCGATTTAATCTCCACTTTTTTACCATTTATATAAATTTCCCCTTCATCAAGTTTTCTTAAGCCAAAAATGCTTTCCATTAACTCCGTTCGTCCTGCCCCCATTAAACCTGCAACGCCTAATATTTCACCTTTACGAAGTTTAAAAGAGATGTTTTTAAATTTCCTTTTATGGGTTAAGTTCTTTACCTCTAAAATTATATCTGTTATTTTTGCTTCTTTTTTGGGAAATAATTGTTTTAATTCCCTCCCTACCATCATTTCAATTACCATTTCTTTATTAAGATTTTTTATTGAATCTGTCTTTATATATTGCCCATCTCTTAAAACAGTAATTTCATCCGCTATCTCAAATATTTCATTCAACTTATGTGAAATATAAATAATAGATATACCTTTAACTATCAGTGTTCTAATAATTTTAAATAGGTTATTGACTTCCCTATCAGTAATGGCAGAAGTAGGTTCATCCATAATAATTAGTTCAGCATTATAGGATATAGCTTTTGCTATCTCTATCAATTGCCTATTAGCAATACTAAGTTCATTTATTTTTACTGTGGGTTCGATAGGTATATCTAAACTATCTAATAAGTTTTTTGTGTTTTGAAACATTATTTTTTCATTTACCCAGCCTGTGGAACTCAACGGTTCTCTTCCTAAATAAATATTTTCAGCGACTGTCATATAAGGTATTAAACATAATTCTTGGTGAATCATAGAAATACCTAGGTTTAATGAATCTCGTGGGCTTTGAAAACTGACTTCCTTTCCTTTAAATTTAATAATGCCACTATCTGGTTTATAAATCCCCATTAAGATTTTCATTAACGTAGACTTCCCAGCACCATTTTCACCTACTAATGCATGCACGGTTCCTTTTTTTACTTTTAATTTAACATTATTTAATGCTTTCACACCCGAAAAGGTTTTGGTTATATTTTCCATTTCTAAGATATAATTTTCTTGCATATTTCTACCCGCCTTTTATTAACTCGCAGAATTAGCAGAACAGATATCAAAATTGATATCTGTTCTGCATTTTCCTTTTGTAGTATTATTTGGTTGGGTACTTTGCAAGATATTTATCGGCGTCTTCTGGTTTTACTAATTCATAAGGGATCATATATTCCTTTTCCAACTTCTCGCCTTTAACAGCTTTTACCGCACATTCTATTGCTTTTTTACCTTGACCCACTGCATCTTGGAAAACTGTAACTTCTACTTTGCCTTCTTTTAAATACTTTAACATTTCAGGTGTAGCATCAATCCCACCAATAATAATTTTATCTAACAACCCTACTGCCTCTACTGCCTTCATCGCACCAATCGCCATTTCATCATTATGGGCAACAACAGCATTAATCTTATCTTTTAGATCTGATTTTAACCAGTTCTCCATTACTGCCATTCCTTCGGCTCTATTCCATTTCCCTGTATTTTCTGCGAGAACCTTTATATTGGAATATTTGCTTAGTATATTTTGAATGCCTTTATGTCTTTCTATTTGAGGTTCATGCCCATAAAAACCTTGGAGTTCGACGATATTTCCTTTACCACCTAACTTATCTGCAATACCTTGCATTAAAAGCTCTCCAGATTGGATAGTATCGGACCCGACATAAGTCGTTAATTTTTCCATATCTGCCACTTTAGTATTACAACCTATAAGAGGAATACCTGCTTTAACGATTCGATCAACTATTGGTTTTGACCCCTCTTTATCTCCGGGTATTAAAACGATGGCATTTACTTTCTGTGAAATGAAGTTCTCTGCCTGTGATAACTGAACATTGGAATCGAATTTTCCATCAACAAAAACAAATTCAAATTCATCCTCATACTTTTTTGCTTCAGCTTTCATACCATCCATAATATAAGATTGAAACTGGTTGCTCATATCTCCAATCATAACGCCTATCACTTTTTTCTTAGTAGACGTGGTAGTAGCATTTGTATTTTTAGAACCTTCTTTGTCTGCTGTATTGCTTCCTTTTCCGCAACCAATTAGCAAACTTGCACTAATTATAAAAACTAATAGGGTAATAATTAATCTTTTTAACTTCATTTTTAAATAACCTCCTTGTCATATTTTGTCATATTTTGCTTTTCCTGACGCAATGCTTCTGAAATTTTAATCTCACTTATACTACTCGAAGGCCGCCCCCTCCTTTAGTGTATTTCTTATGTATTTAGGTTATAAAAAACTATAAGTAATTTTTTATCATTTATCTGATTTTATTATTTAACATTACTTAACATCGTGAGTACCTTTTATTTTTCTTTTTATTTTTTAACCGATTTAGTTACTATAAATTCGCTTCTTTAAACCCAAACCAATCATAGTAGTATTCTTTTATGCTTTGCATATGCTGGCGCATATTCTCTTCCGCCGCCGCAGGATCCCTTTGTTTTAACGCTTCCAGGATTTTTAGGTGTTGAGGGAAAGACGTTTCAATTCTATTCTTGTTATCCTGGTTAGAAAAATAATTCCCTATTTAATCCAAAATATTAAATATAGAGAGCCTTATTACCAAAATTTATAATATAAATAGAAAGATATTTTTTTTAAATAAAAATTAAAATAAAATGGAAAAAAAATTTTTTACCAAAAAAAAAAAATTTTTAAAAAAAATTTAAAAAAAAAAAAATAAAAAAAAAAAAAAAAAAAAAAAAAAAAATAAAAAAAAAAAAAAAAAAAAAAAAAATTTTTAAAAAAAAAAGAAAAAAAAAAAAAAAAAAAAAAAAAAAAAAAAAAAAAAAAAAAAAAAAAAAAAAAAAAAAAAAAAAAAGAAAAAAAAAAAAAAAAAGAAAAAAAAAAAAAAAAAAAAAAAAAAAAGAAAAAAAAAAAAAAAAAAAAAAAAAAAAAAAAAAAAAAAAAAAAAAAAAAAAAAAAAAAAAAAAAAAAAAAAAAAAAAAAAAAAAAAAAAAAGAAAAAAAAAAAAAAAAAAAAAAAAAAAAAAAAAAAGAAAAAGAAAAAAAAAAAAAAAAAAAAAAAAAAAAAAAAAAAAAAAATTTTTTTTTTTGCCCCATTACAGGTTGGATGACATCCAATCCTCGAAGGGTCTCCATAAAAATACCACCCTGAATTGTGTTCCTTTTGTATCCTTCTTGTATACCGGTTGTATTATCTTATTCGACATTCTTGCCTGAATTCCTCCTAAGGGATAAAAAATTTTTTTAAATAAAAAACGGGCCAGCATATATGCTCTCAGCCCGGTTATTTGTTATACTTTTATTTAATTAGCGTTATCTATTTCTTATGAATCATACTGATCTGCTCTCGGGGGCGGCCGGTGGAGCGGGAGACCAGGTCGCCGATCTTGTTGGCGTCCTCGTCGCCGAAGTTGTCGGCCATGACGATGACGTTTACGGCATTGGGCTGGATGAACACCGCCGCGTCCTTATAACCTTTGGCGACGATGAGTTTTTCCAGCTGCATCTCCAGGTCCATCTGCTGGGTCAGTTCCACCAGCCGCTTCTGGGCTTCCTGCTTACCTTCGCCGCCGGCGTTGGGGTTATCGATAATCTGCTTGAGCAGGGCGATTTGCTGACTGCGCTGGCGGTCCCTTTCCAGGCGATACTCGATAAAGAAGGCGGCTCCTCCTTCAGCTTTGGAACTCGCCTCCTTGAGAATATCTTCCGCCTTGGGATCGGTGACAGCAGTATTAGTTGTCGTCTGTCCCTTGGCCGGAGCAGCTACCTTGGTGGCTTCGCCGGCATTAGTCTGGTTGACCTGCTGCACCGGCCGTTCCGGAGGCAGATCGATACCAGCCGTCTTGGTCCCCTTAGGCTCGCCCTGGACCAGGTAAGCCAGGACCCCAAAGGTCAGCACCAGGGCAATTATCACTCGTCCTTTTTCTCCTACCTTGAGCATCTTTTTTCCCCTCCCCATCTTTGACAGTTTAATTAAAATTACAGTCATATTACCTACTGCTCCCTTCGGCCTTCATGGGCAGAACCTGCACCTGATGGGGTGCCAGGCCCCACAGGGTTTGCACCGCCTGGATAAATCGCGCCCTAACTTGAGGATCGCCCGCACCGTCGGCCACCACAACTACACCCAAAACTTCCGGCTGGGTTTCCCGGGCCACCACCGGCCCTTCGCCGCTGCCAATTTGGCCGTTTCTGGCCATGACCAGTTGCGCATCTTCACTGGTATCAGTAGTAATCCTGGTGGCGCCGCTTTGTTCCTTTTCCTCCACGCTGTGTTTGCTGGTCCTGGTGTTAGTGGCATATTCCTTTAGAGGACTGGCCTTTAAAGATACGCGCACCGCCACCCTGCCGGCCCCGGCGATTTGTCCCAAAATGCCCTGGAGTTCCTCTTCCATCTCCCGTGCAGTGACCATCAATTCCGTCTGTTGCCTCTCTATTCCGATCTGACCGGGCATCTGCCCATTAGTCTTTGCCCCCTGGCGCTGGAGAGAGTTGTTAATATTGCCGATACTGATAAAGATAGTCCCCAAAATAAAGGCGCCGACGGCCAGCCATAGATACCAGGGCGGTTTTTGGGGCAAAAAGCGCCAGGCGGTCCACTTGTTTTTCTCCAACTGGGTAACACCTCCTCAACCTCCTCGACAGGGAGCTTTTCATTTCCCATTTATCTTCACTTCTACCTGGCCGGGTTCCAGGCCATAAAAATGGGTAATCATGTTTATAATCCGGGATTGAATCACTTTTGCCCCGGCGTCTTTATTTTCTCCAGTCTGGTCATCCCCAGGGGAAGATGCAAAATCTTCACCCCCTTTATCCTTTTCTCCGGCTGCAAGGAAAGCCGTAATGACCACCCGGCGGATGGCTCCCAGGCGTTCCCCGTCGCCTGCTACTTCCACAATTACTTCTTCTTCCTTTACCTCGGGTACCAGGGCTACCAGGGCCCTGATTTGCCCGGCCAGACGGTTGCGGTAAATTTCCAGGGCTGCTTCTTCGTTGGTCCTGGCCAATTCTTTACCCTGCTGTATCGGCGCGGCGGTTACCTGATCCAGGCGCAGGTCCCAGGCGGCTAGCTCCAGCTCCGGTCCGATACGTAATCCTTCCACCAACGGTGTCAAGATGGCTACCACCACAAAAAGTCCCAACACTAAGCGAACATAACGGGTAATGTTTTTTTCCGGCAGGAGCATTTCCAGGAAGGCTGCCAGCAAGGCAATCAAGGCCACCTGACGGGCTATCTCGCCGATTTTTGCCAGCAATTTCCCCGCTACCCCCTTAAAGCTACAGTCAAATTGCCCAGGAGGACGATTACTGCTATGGCCAGGAAGAAAATCAACCCCGTAACTGCCACGCAGGCAAAGACCAGGGTTAAGGCTCCGCCGATACCGTCCAGGGCTTCGGCCAGTTGTTCCTCGCCGAAGGGCTGGGTTACCGCCGCCGCAACCTTGTAAACAATCACCAGGGAGAGGATCTTTAACATGGGAAAGGCGGCCAGGAAAAAAATAATGATTACCCCTACCACGCTGACGGCGCTTTTTAAAAGGAGGGTGGTCCCGGCAACGGTTTCCACGGCTTCGGAAAGCATGCCGCCAACTACTGGTAAAAAGGTGTCGGTGGCAAATTCCACGACACGCAAACCCACCCCGTCGGCCACCGAACCGGCGATGCCGTAAATGGACAATATCCCGGTGAAGACGGTCATCATCAGTCCCAGGGCCACCATGGCGACCTGTTTCAGGAGGCCGGCCAGCTTGGAAACCTGAAAGCGATCGGCAATGCGGCCGACTACCGTAAGGCAGGCCGTAAGATACAATAAAGGAAAAAGTACATTGTGCATCAGTGTACCGGTGATTGTCACGGCATATATCAGCACCGGGTGTAGCAGGGTTGACGCGGTAATGCCGCCTGTCGCCGTAAGCAAAGTGATCAAGACCGGCAAAAGGGACTGGAAAAAAGTTACCATCCGGTCAACGGCTTCCCCGCCGGTGCGCACGGCCAGGGTAAAGGAGGTCAGGGCCAGGGTTATTAAGGCTAAAAAAGCGACACCCCGGGCCACGGTACTCACACTTGCCCCGCTGAAGGCCGCCTGTAGATTCTGCAACACGGCGCAGGCGACGGCAAGGATTAAGAGCTGTCCCAGCAGGGCGGCGCTGGCCAGGAGCTCATGAAAAAGATATTTTAACAGACCCCGACCGGCGGCGGCCG belongs to Moorella humiferrea and includes:
- a CDS encoding sugar ABC transporter ATP-binding protein; its protein translation is MQENYILEMENITKTFSGVKALNNVKLKVKKGTVHALVGENGAGKSTLMKILMGIYKPDSGIIKFKGKEVSFQSPRDSLNLGISMIHQELCLIPYMTVAENIYLGREPLSSTGWVNEKIMFQNTKNLLDSLDIPIEPTVKINELSIANRQLIEIAKAISYNAELIIMDEPTSAITDREVNNLFKIIRTLIVKGISIIYISHKLNEIFEIADEITVLRDGQYIKTDSIKNLNKEMVIEMMVGRELKQLFPKKEAKITDIILEVKNLTHKRKFKNISFKLRKGEILGVAGLMGAGRTELMESIFGLRKLDEGEIYINGKKVEIKSPKDAIKNKIAFLTEDRKRTGLFLEHSVEDNMIISSLKNYLKGKIIVDHKKIKNICKKYIEQLKIKTPNEQQIVKKLSGGNQQKILIAKWLLTEPDIFILDEPTRGIDVGAKAEIHSLMSTLAQEGKAIIMISSELPEILGMSDRIIVMHEGRITGELSRDEANQDLIMKYATGMFFKN
- a CDS encoding SpoIIIAH-like family protein, with translation MLKVGEKGRVIIALVLTFGVLAYLVQGEPKGTKTAGIDLPPERPVQQVNQTNAGEATKVAAPAKGQTTTNTAVTDPKAEDILKEASSKAEGGAAFFIEYRLERDRQRSQQIALLKQIIDNPNAGGEGKQEAQKRLVELTQQMDLEMQLEKLIVAKGYKDAAVFIQPNAVNVIVMADNFGDEDANKIGDLVSRSTGRPREQISMIHKK
- the spoIIIAE gene encoding stage III sporulation protein AE; its protein translation is MGQQGCDGMHRAAFLRLRYFLFIITLVVLNLGIALPPAEAYYLPPSANEKTAAVMTLDERLKSQMAELNLQGIDTFLNELEQEVGEYLPHLSFQEILADLRQGKLPLDPAAAGRGLLKYLFHELLASAALLGQLLILAVACAVLQNLQAAFSGASVSTVARGVAFLALITLALTSFTLAVRTGGEAVDRMVTFFQSLLPVLITLLTATGGITASTLLHPVLIYAVTITGTLMHNVLFPLLYLTACLTVVGRIADRFQVSKLAGLLKQVAMVALGLMMTVFTGILSIYGIAGSVADGVGLRVVEFATDTFLPVVGGMLSEAVETVAGTTLLLKSAVSVVGVIIIFFLAAFPMLKILSLVIVYKVAAAVTQPFGEEQLAEALDGIGGALTLVFACVAVTGLIFFLAIAVIVLLGNLTVALRG
- a CDS encoding FCD domain-containing protein; the protein is MGNYFSNQDNKNRIETSFPQHLKILEALKQRDPAAAEENMRQHMQSIKEYYYDWFGFKEANL
- a CDS encoding stage III sporulation protein AF → MLAKIGEIARQVALIALLAAFLEMLLPEKNITRYVRLVLGLFVVVAILTPLVEGLRIGPELELAAWDLRLDQVTAAPIQQGKELARTNEEAALEIYRNRLAGQIRALVALVPEVKEEEVIVEVAGDGERLGAIRRVVITAFLAAGEKDKGGEDFASSPGDDQTGENKDAGAKVIQSRIINMITHFYGLEPGQVEVKINGK
- a CDS encoding ABC transporter permease, coding for MNYRHILSRYGITIVFVAMVIVASILSPYFLQLGNIINVLRQITIIAIAGFGVTFIIISGGIDLAIGSIIALTGVIAASFAHPNQFPVIVPILIGLLVGALTGLISGSIIVFGKIPPFIATLGMMISARGLALIYTEGKPITNFSKSFDFIGEGLVFNIPFMIYILLITLCVSHFILRHTKIGKYIYAIGGNEQAAIVSGINVTKTLLFVYSYGGLLSGLSGILLASRISAGHPTAAVGYELDAIASAVIGGTSLSGGIGTVWGTLIGALIIGVLNNILDLLHVSAYWQQVLKGVIIVGAILLDRIKTLNTNEDGR
- the iolG gene encoding inositol 2-dehydrogenase, which gives rise to MVRLGLIGAGRIGKVHAENIVSRIREVELKTIADIYLNNDIKEWAHSIGIKNVTNDAGEIFSDPEIDAVLICSSSDTHEQFIIEAAKAGKHIFCEKPIGSDIEKIKEALEIVENKGVKLQVGFVRRFDHNHKKVHDAVKEGKIGEPYLVKITSRDPQPPPLNYLKVSGGLFFDMTIHDFDMARYLSGSEVEEVFVHAAVLVDPAIGEIGDFDTAIITMRFKNGMLGVIDNCRKAIYGYDQRTEVHGSRGCIMVENDRHNTSMLLTNEGTLSEKLLWFFLERYNDAFAMELKSFIDAIINDTQPPVTGIDGLKAVLVAEAAAISAKEGKPIKVNEI
- a CDS encoding sugar ABC transporter substrate-binding protein yields the protein MKLKRLIITLLVFIISASLLIGCGKGSNTADKEGSKNTNATTTSTKKKVIGVMIGDMSNQFQSYIMDGMKAEAKKYEDEFEFVFVDGKFDSNVQLSQAENFISQKVNAIVLIPGDKEGSKPIVDRIVKAGIPLIGCNTKVADMEKLTTYVGSDTIQSGELLMQGIADKLGGKGNIVELQGFYGHEPQIERHKGIQNILSKYSNIKVLAENTGKWNRAEGMAVMENWLKSDLKDKINAVVAHNDEMAIGAMKAVEAVGLLDKIIIGGIDATPEMLKYLKEGKVEVTVFQDAVGQGKKAIECAVKAVKGEKLEKEYMIPYELVKPEDADKYLAKYPTK
- a CDS encoding uroporphyrinogen decarboxylase family protein yields the protein MNSRERIIASINHKQVDIVPIDLGSTTSSGISAIAYNNLKQYLGINKGYTRVYDIVQQLAQPEDEILDMFNVDVLDVGRVYNTEEKDWYDITLPSGHIVQFPTWFKPIRDEEGNLNVYSEDGILISRMKKDAFYFHQEYYPYLNGYPENYDNITEAMNKVQWFKIAVSPWDHLNDTNFWEDLREKALNLRENSDRALVISSGCSLLESGNYLRRMDNFLMDIYTCPEEVERLLDVLVEQHLALLEKVCKAVGDVVDIIRFSDDLGMDQGPLMSPEVFRKIFKPRLALLCDYVKKHSNMHTFLHSCGSIYKLLPDLIEAGIEIINPVQTTAKDMEPYRLKKEFGNDITFWGGGCNTRSILNRATPKEVKDYVKRQLEVFAPGGGYIFNQEHNILPDVPPENIIAMFEAVREFSF